One genomic region from Vanessa tameamea isolate UH-Manoa-2023 chromosome 14, ilVanTame1 primary haplotype, whole genome shotgun sequence encodes:
- the LOC113398587 gene encoding OTU domain-containing protein 7B-like, with product MVMEANPIGDNHTDERVHSTSLRPRAGGDVIPERSVGTLDLNMSYSAPSNLVLTPAPECRKLSRGISRATDNEGLVWALRSNTDPEPNTLTSDHILLLPDISVYPPDFRIFIEKDLLETATLVTLESASILNWWRHGRVPGAPRLLPLATSGDGNCLPHAASLAAYGFHDRLLALRTKVQALLSGEGGDVLTKAIKRRWRWSESVPLRSAGLRPSEGEWAREWADAVRAASAEPRPRPQPAAQPHYAGLEQLHVFALAHVMKRPVIVFADVALRDFRGDPIAPIPFGGIYLPLELDPAVCSKAPILLAYDAGHFSALVPCEPLPTDGARVPLEDEAGNPMPIRFNVDPGEDFRWDVEPDQKTINNLLPDEYQRTAILAAYLDLETVECLSRSPPPEELRRSLDALSTKSSKQLNSVAKQFGSIGRSMSSKLKKNFGSMAKLGGKSGSHSNPEEGPARRSPCAPGALLCCRLRAARAPVQDEMVKNYLDEAWIGYTAEKNRKEENRTAPSQPRYGTGRSQFYAEADRAAHEVARTLTTRSVRPAQDRTLYLSKSTFYDDRPPSPKPCRAPLCMYYGSPANNDYCSRCAKLQ from the exons ATGGTGATGGAAGCCAATCCCATTGGTGACAATCACACAGATG aGCGAGTCCATAGCACATCCCTGCGGCCGAGAGCAGGCGGCGATGTAATCCCAGAACGTTCTGTGGGAACACTCGACCTGAACATGTCATATTCAGCGCCCTCCAACTTAGTACTAACCCCAGCACCCGAAT GTCGTAAACTCTCAAGAGGTATATCAAGAGCGACAGATAACGAGGGGTTGGTATGGGCGTTAAGAAGCAACACAGACCCGGAACCGAACACACTAACCTCCGACCACATTCTCCTACTGCCGGATATATCAGTTTATCCGCCAGATTTTAG GATATTTATCGAAAAAGATCTTCTCGAAACGGCCACACTCGTAACATTAGAGTCGGCTAGTATATTGAACTGGTGGCGCCACGGTCGCGTTCCGGGAGCTCCCCGGCTGTTGCCGCTGGCGACATCTGGTGATGGCAATTGTTTACCTCACGCGGCCTCACTAGCTGCTTACGGGTTCCATGATCGACTTCTGGCACTCCGAACGAAAGTACAAGCCTTGTTATCCGGCGAGGGAGGGGATGTGCTTAcaa AGGCCATAAAGCGGCGCTGGCGCTGGTCGGAGAGCGTCCCGCTGCGCTCGGCGGGGCTGCGGCCGTCGGAGGGCGAGTGGGCGCGCGAGTGGGCGGACGCCGTGCGCGCCGCGTCGGCCGAGCCGCGGCCGCGCCCGCAGCCCGCCGCGCAGCCGCACTACGCCGGCCTCGAGCAGCTGCACGTGTTCGCGCTCGCGCACGTCATGAAGCGCCCCGTCATCGTGTTCGCGGACGTCGCGCTCAGG GATTTCCGCGGCGATCCGATAGCCCCGATCCCCTTCGGCGGTATCTACCTACCCTTGGAGTTGGACCCCGCAGTGTGCAGTAAGGCGCCCATCCTGCTCGCTTACGACGCCGGACATTTCTCAGCACTAGTTCCTTGCGAGCCCCTACCGACTGATGGAGCCAGAGTCCCGCTAGAAGACGAGGCTGGAAACCCTATGCCGATTcg CTTCAACGTAGACCCGGGAGAAGATTTCCGATGGGACGTCGAGCCGGACCAGAAAACCATCAACAACCTCCTACCGGACGAGTACCAGAGGACGGCCATTCTCGCCGCCTACCTCGACCTCGAGACCGTCGAGTGCCTGTCGCGCAGCCCCCCGCCCGAGGAGCTCCGGCGGTCGCTCGACGCGCTTTCGACGAAGAGCTCGAAGCAGCTGAACTCGGTGGCGAAGCAGTTCGGCAGCATCGGGCGCTCGATGAGCAGCAAGCTGAAGAAGAACTTCGGCTCGATGGCCAAGCTGGGCGGCAAGAGCGGCAGCCACAGCAACCCCGAGGAGGGCCCGGCGCGCCGCTCGCCCTGCGCGCCCGGCGCGCTGCTCTGCTGCCGCCtgcgcgccgcccgcgcgcccGTGCAGGACGAGATGGTCAAGAACTACCTCGACGAGGCGTGGATCGG ATATACAGCCGAAAAAAACAGAAAGGAAGAAAACCGTACAGCGCCTTCGCAGCCGCGCTACGGCACCGGTCGGTCACAGTTCTACGCTGAAGCCGACCGAGCTGCTCACGAAGTCGCCAGAACGCTTACCACTCGGTCCGTTAGGCCTGCGCAGGATCGAACCCTGTACCTTTCTAAGTCAACGTTCTACGACGACCGTCCCCCCTCCCCTAAACCTTGCCGGGCCCCACTTTGCATGTACTACGGCAGTCCGGCGAATAACGACTACTGTTCCAGGTGTGCGAAGTTACAGTGA